The DNA region ggtcccaaatttggggaggggtctctgacGCCCCCTCCCcacgccccccccccccaggagctgctggaggagtttCGGAAGGAGCTGCACAAAATGAAGGAGGAGCTCATCCAAGGTGGgcgaggggaattttggggaggggtctcagtggGGGGAGGGGTCACAATGACCCCTCCCCCCGACGACCCCTCCCccaatttttataattttttttttttacatttttttttttgcccctccCCCAGCGCTGCTGACGGAGCTGAGGAAGCCGAACCGGCCCTGACCCCGCCCCCCCCCTGCCAGGCCATGCCCACAATTTTGGGGAGGGTGGGGGAGGGGTCGGACAcaccccccccagcccctcccccaccccatcTCACCCCCCACCCCCAGGCCGTGCCTTACCCTCACTAATTAATtgttaataataattaattagtGCCACACTGTGCCCCTCCCCCCCGCGCACATCACCGTGGGGGGAGGGCGGGAAGGGGAGCCCCTCCCCCCGCTCGtccccccctcccccacccccgtttttggggtgttttttaagtcacttttgggtttttttcactttatttGCACCAATAAACGGTTTTTTTACgggaaaaatttaaattaaatgtaaatgattttgtttggggggcgTGGCTGGCGTGGCCGCGCCCCTCAGAGGAAGCCACGCCCACTCCACAGAGCCGCCGGCACCCACCCACCAATCGTGGCGCTCCTTCTTGCCAGGCCCCGCCCCCATCGCGTTGGCCGCGCCAAAAGTGGCCACGCCCACCCTCCGCGTTAGCCCCGCCCCTTAAAGGCACAGAACGGAACGCACAGAGAGGGTTTAATGCGGGGGGGCGTGGCCTGATCCTGCAGCGCCATTCACAGCTTTGCTGGGGGCGTGTCCAGCTCCACCCTGGGCGTGTCCAGCTTCGCACTGGGCGTGTCCAGCTTCGCACTGGGCGTGGCCTGATCTTACATGGGCGTGGCTTGAGGTTCCCTGGGCGTGTCCATCCTTTCCCTGGTTCTGCCCCGCCCCTCCCTGGGCGTGTCCACCCTGGTTCTGCCCCGCCCCTCCCTGGGCGTGTCCCTGGTTATGCCCCGCCCCTCCGTTGTTCTGCCCCGACCCTCCCTGGGCgtgtccaacccctccctgagcgCTCCCAGCTCCACCCAGGGCGTGTCCCGCCCCACCCAACTCAAGCCCCGCCCCTGCCCGCCCCCGCAGCGCCTCCAGCTCCCTGCGCAGCTCGTCCAGGTGCTCGCGGAGCTCGGCCAGCGCCCGGTCCAGGTGCTCCTCGCGCCGCCGGCCCTGCCCCGCCTGCCGCAGGTACTCGAGGTAGAGGCAGAGCCCGCCCACGCCGAAGACGAGCGCCTCGCCCAGCAGCTCCGCCCCCAGCTCGGCCGCCGCCTCCTCGTTGAGCGGCTTCACCGCCGCGCCGCGGAACCCCAGCAGGCGCATCTTGGTGCGCATCTCCACCCAGtggtaaactgaggcacggaaATGAGAGAAAcggggtaaactgaggcacgcGGAATGACTGACAGCATCTTGGTGCGCATCTCCACCCAGtggtaaactgaggcacagaaatgagagaaacagggtaaactgaggcacgCGGAATGAGTGACAGCATCTTGGTGCGCGTCTCCACCCAgggggtaaactgaggcacagagggaAACAcggggtaaactgaggcacggggaatGAGTGACAGCATCTTGGTGCGCGTCTCCGCCCAGtggtaaactgaggcacggagggaaaaacgggggaaactgaggcatagaAATGAGAgaaacagggaaactgaggcacagagagagaaatggggaaactgaggcacgggaatgggaaactgaggtacgggaatgggaaactgaggcacggcaatGACTGAGAGCATCTTGGTGCGCATCTCCACCCAGtggtaaactgaggcacaaagGGAAAAAcggggtaaactgaggcacggaaATGAGAgaaacagggaaactgaggcacgcggAATGAGTGACAGCATCTTGGTGCGCGTCTCCACCCAGtggtaaactgaggcacagagggaaaaacaggggggaaactgaggcacaggaaacatctccacccagtggtaaactgaggcacggagagaGACAcggggtaaactgaggcacaaagGGAAAAAcggggtaaactgaggcacggggaatGGGTGACAGCATCTTGGTGCGCATCTCCACCCAGTGGTAAACTGAGGCACGAaaatgggggaaactgagg from Melospiza melodia melodia isolate bMelMel2 unplaced genomic scaffold, bMelMel2.pri scaffold_468, whole genome shotgun sequence includes:
- the LOC134434749 gene encoding optic atrophy 3 protein homolog; its protein translation is MVAGAFPLAKLLTLGARQLSRPLAARIKAGARASPFFRTYICLPPAQLYHWVEMRTKMRLLGFRGAAVKPLNEEAAAELGAELLGEALVFGVGGLCLYLEYLRQAGQGRRREEHLDRALAELREHLDELRRELEALRGRAGAGLELGGAGHALGGAGSAQGGVGHAQGGSGQNNGGAGHNQGHAQGGAGQNQGGHAQGGAGQNQGKDGHAQGTSSHAHVRSGHAQCEAGHAQCEAGHAQGGAGHAPSKAVNGAAGSGHAPPH